The following coding sequences lie in one Glycine max cultivar Williams 82 chromosome 19, Glycine_max_v4.0, whole genome shotgun sequence genomic window:
- the LOC100499962 gene encoding putative mitochondrial ribosomal protein L37 produces the protein MAMNRARYIRHILTTKEVVGVACQRTFATGKAKKGSKGGAAADAPKASTLSKEVKSSTVVGANILKEGTDPKIQPDSEYPDWLWHLLDKRPALSELRRRNIDTLSYEDLKRFVKLDTRARIKENNSVKAKN, from the coding sequence ATGGCAATGAACCGTGCCAGGTATATTAGACACATTCTTACCACCAAAGAGGTAGTTGGGGTTGCATGCCAACGAACTTTTGCCACCGGTAAAGCAAAGAAAGGATCTAAAGGGGGTGCAGCTGCTGATGCGCCCAAAGCATCAACTCTTAGCAAGGAAGTCAAGTCTAGTACAGTTGTAGGTGCCAACATTCTCAAGGAAGGAACTGATCCAAAAATCCAGCCTGATTCAGAATACCCTGACTGGTTGTGGCATCTGCTTGATAAACGCCCTGCACTTAGTGAACTGCGTAGGAGGAATATTGATACACTATCTTATGAAGATCTAAAACGCTTTGTTAAGCTGGATACCCGAGCAAGGATCAAGGAGAATAACTCTGTCAAGGCAAAGAACTGA